The stretch of DNA TTCCCGTAGGGGCGAGGCATGCCTCGCCCGGATGGCCGAAGGCCATCACGCGGCGACATGCCCGGCCCGCTTCGACGAACTTTGACGTTGCAACTGGCAGCGGGCGAGGCATGCCTCGCCCCTACGAGCCCGATTACCGGATCAGATTCTCAATCAGCATAAACCGCCCGCTACGACGGCACAAAGTCCGCCTTCGCGGACTCCCCCGCAACCATCCGCGCGCAGCGACGACTGAAGCGGAGCGCCCCCCGCAACGGACGATGCGGAGGGCGCTTCGCTCACCTCAGACACCGGCGTGGTGCGCGAGCGCCGGGTGCACGCACGGAGCTACGTCCGTACCTCGTACTTCGTACCCCGGACTTTCGCACTCACGCACTCACGCACTTCCCTACTGCCGGTACGACCGCCGGCTCTCGTCCAGGTTCATGTAGCGGTCGCGCAGCATCGTCTCGCGGGAGACCATGGGCACCTCGCGGCCGCGGATGAAGACGTGCTCCACGCTGGTGAGCAGCTCCAGCGGGTCGCCGTCCCACACCACCACGTTGGCCACCTTCCCCGGCTCGAGCGACCCGTAGCGGTCGTCCACGCCCCAGATCTGCGCGGGGTAGAGCGTCACCGCCCGGAACGCCTCGTCCCACGGCAGCCCGTACGCCACCGCGTTGCCCGCCTCCTGGCGGATGTTGTACGCCTTGAAGGTCTCGCCCGTGGTGATGGCCACCTGCACCCCCGCGCGCCTGAGCCGCGCGGCGTTCTCGTAGGTAGCCCCCAGCGCCTCGAAGCTCTCCGGGAGGTTGTTGAGCACCTTCACCAGCACGGGCACCCGCGCCCGCGCCAGGTCGCCCGCCACCATCCACGCCTCGGTGCCGCCCGAGATGATCAGCCGCACGTCGTACTCGCGCGCGACGCGGATGGCCGTCTGGATGTCGCTGGCCCGGTGCGCCTGCACCACCAGCGGCAGGCGCCCCGCCAGCACCGGCTGCAGCGCCTCCAGGTCCAGCCGGCTCACGCTGAAGTCGCGCGTCTCCCCCCGCTCGAAGGCGGTGCGGTTCCTGGCGTACGCCCGCGCGTCCTCCAGCACCTCGCGCAGGCGCATGGTGATGCCGCCGCGCGCGCCGTGCCCCGCCTCGCGCGCGTTCTCGCTGATGCTGGCGAACATGGCCACCGGCGAGCGGACCATCATCTCGTCCATGTTGTCGCCGTCCAGGTCGATCAGCACCCCCTGCCCGGCGATCAGCCCGCCGACGGGGCGGGAGACCGCCGTGGTGACGCCCGCGATCCGGGTAACCGGGATCACCATCGAGCGCGGGTTCAGGCCGTCGGCGATGTTGAGCGCCGCCGCCACCTGGTCTTCCTCCTGGATGCGGTAGTCGCGGGTGGTGCCCACCTGCTCCACCTCCACCAGCGCCAGGTTGGTGCTCGACTCGAAGAGCCCCGGCGTCACCCACTTCCCGCTCGCGTCGA from Longimicrobium sp. encodes:
- a CDS encoding amidohydrolase family protein is translated as MRRSFTIAAAVLGLAAPPAAAQTIAIVGGRVVTASGATIPNGTVLIQGGRIAAVGAGVAVPAGARRIDASGKWVTPGLFESSTNLALVEVEQVGTTRDYRIQEEDQVAAALNIADGLNPRSMVIPVTRIAGVTTAVSRPVGGLIAGQGVLIDLDGDNMDEMMVRSPVAMFASISENAREAGHGARGGITMRLREVLEDARAYARNRTAFERGETRDFSVSRLDLEALQPVLAGRLPLVVQAHRASDIQTAIRVAREYDVRLIISGGTEAWMVAGDLARARVPVLVKVLNNLPESFEALGATYENAARLRRAGVQVAITTGETFKAYNIRQEAGNAVAYGLPWDEAFRAVTLYPAQIWGVDDRYGSLEPGKVANVVVWDGDPLELLTSVEHVFIRGREVPMVSRETMLRDRYMNLDESRRSYRQ